The Oryzias latipes chromosome 4, ASM223467v1 genome includes a window with the following:
- the LOC101157046 gene encoding zinc finger protein 648: protein MMSNRVAARRKKRKCHGGLCATSSPQEEHLHQNQGTDSSPGSSSSAQRDCAVLYLNPQTPDCTLLQRFAALSSTETNYECSKAVDKSEEQHEQGKQHTLKAPPSLDSPKDMEKSSLPEVQGSSISSSVESENVLNKSDDKINRLLVAMKKRGAVDTQDRPFKCTHCPWAFKKLCNLQSHLQTHSGLKPHVCDICGKAYSHQGTLQQHKRLHTGERPYGCPFCAKSYVWSSDYRKHIRTHTGEKPYNCATCGKDFIRSSDLRKHERNMHTNDKPYPCARCGRTFNKPLSLQRHERTHLGERPFACPDCGKTFTLASRMVEHQKAHKGVRPYVCAVCSKTFTKSSNLAEHEAIHSGQRPFTCTDCGAAFAAASRLVRHRFMHVEQKPHRCSACSRNFSQLDRLLLHEEQSCAGRIFVCGSCDRAFRGASKLAQHMLTHVREHIDTC, encoded by the exons ATG ATGTCAAACAGGGTGGCTGctagaagaaaaaagaggaaatgccATGGGGGGCTGTGTGCGACCTCTTCCCCTCAAGAAGAACATCTTCATCAGAATCAGGGAACTGACTCTTCACCTGGGAGCAGCTCATCTGCACAGAGAGACTGCGCAGTCCTGTATCTGAATCCCCAGACACCAGATTGCACGCTGCTGCAGAGGTTTGCTGCGCTTTCATCAACCGAAACAAACTATGAGTGCAGCAAAGCTGTAGATAAGTCTGAGGAGCAGCATGAGCAGGGTAAGCAGCATACCCTCAAGGCTCCTCCGAGTCTAGATAGCCCCAAGGACATGGAGAAAAGCTCCTTGCCTGAGGTCCAGGGGAGCTCCATCAGTTCTTCCGTGGAGTCTGAGAACGTGCTAAATAAGTCTGATGACAAAATCAACCGACTCTTGGTAGCCATGAAAAAGCGTGGAGCAGTAGACACGCAAGACCGACCCTTCAAGTGCACCCACTGCCCCTGGGCCTTCAAGAAGCTGTGTAACCTCCAGAGTCACCTGCAGACGCACTCCGGCCTCAAGCCGCATGTGTGTGACATCTGCGGGAAGGCTTACTCCCACCAGGGTACGCTGCAGCAGCACAAGCGGCTGCACACGGGGGAGCGGCCGTACGGCTGCCCCTTCTGCGCCAAATCCTACGTCTGGTCTTCTGACTACCGCAAACACATCCGCACTCACACGGGGGAGAAGCCCTACAATTGCGCCACCTGTGGCAAGGACTTCATTCGGTCCTCCGACCTTCGCAAACATGAGcgcaacatgcacacaaacgaCAAGCCGTACCCGTGCGCGCGTTGCGGCAGGACCTTCAACAAACCACTGTCCCTGCAGCGCCATGAACGCACGCACCTGGGGGAGCGGCCTTTCGCGTGCCCGGACTGCGGGAAGACCTTCACGCTGGCGAGCCGCATGGTGGAGCATCAGAAAGCGCACAAGGGCGTGCGCCCGTATGTGTGCGCGGTTTGCTCCAAGACTTTTACCAAGTCCTCTAATCTGGCGGAGCACGAGGCCATCCACAGCGGCCAGCGACCCTTCACTTGCACTGACTGCGGAGCGGCCTTTGCCGCCGCGTCCCGCCTGGTCCGGCACCGATTCATGCACGTGGAACAGAAGCCGCACAGATGCTCCGCGTGCAGCCGGAACTTCAGCCAGCTCGACCGCCTGCTGCTGCACGAGGAGCAGAGCTGCGCAGGACGCATCTTTGTCTGCGGGAGCTGCGACCGAGCCTTTCGGGGAGCATCTAAGCTCGCGCAGCACATGCTCACGCATGTGCGTGAACACATTGATACATGCTAA